The window AGGAACTGGTCGAGGGATGGCGCGACGGTGCGCTCCTCAAGATCCGGATCGAGGATGACCATCAGTTCGTAATGACGTGCCAAGGCTGAACCCACCTCCTGTGGACTCGGCGGCCACGGGTTGCACCCATGGCAGGAGGGAATGATGCGCGCTCTCGCTACCGCACCCCCGCTGCCGCGCCGTTGGTACCGGGACATCCCTGGTACCGGGGCCGTAGTGGTGGGTCACGGCGGAGAACGCGCCGACGGCGCCCGCGATAAGGCAAGCACCGTGCCGCGTCGAGCTTACTCGACGTGCTCGGCGTCCCGGCCGGGCAGGGCACCCCGGTCACCGGGCTGGCCGTCCGCCGCCGGCCCATACCACACGGTGCGCGCCCACCCCCAGACGACCGCGAGCAGGCCGACGATCGCGAGCAGGATGAGCAGGCCGCGCAGGTGCCGCCCGGGCGACGGGTCGACGGCCGCCAGCACGATGACGCACAACACGGCGGCGGCTGCCCCGCCGGCGAGCGGGTAGGCCAGCGCGTTCCTGGCCCGCTCGCCGTCGCCGGCCGGGCCTCCGGCCGGGCGTCCTTCTAGGTCACCGCCTGTACTCATCGTCCCCATCCTGGCGCACTCACGACGCGATTCGCCTCGTGGTGGCCGTATCGGCGGGGCGCGTCGCCCGCCGACGGCGCTCGGCCCGCTCGCCCACGCCGCGCTCCCCAACATGACCGTCACTCTGGGTTACCGTCCGCGCGATGCCAGCGCACGGACGGGCCGACCCGGGGTAAGGAGTGGCGACGGCGGTGGTGACCTCGCATCGGCAGCGGCCGGCGCACGGCGCGGACGAGGCGCCCGTGATGCCGTACCCGGCACAGGCCATGGCCACGTTGCTCGCTGGTGTCGTCGTGGCCGGGTTCGTCCTGGTGGCGGGCGGCGCGTTGGCGCCGCCCGCCGGGGGCACCGAGCCATCCACCTCGGGCCGGTTGGCGGCGCGGCCGACCTCGACGGCGGCCGCGCCGCCACCGCCGGCCGCGGCGCCGACGCCCACGGTCAGTCCGGCACACGGGCCGGTGGCCCAGCCGCCATCTCCAAAACGACTACCCACAGTGACGGAGAAACTGGTTCGAGGCGGGGGCTCGCCGACGCCCGGTCGGCACTGACCGGCCCGACTGGGCCGACTGGGCCGAGTCCAACCCGACTCGACTCGACGGCATGGTCGTCGGTCAGTCGACCCAGCGGCCCTGGGTGAAGGCGACCACGAAGGCGGCCATCACCGGACCGGACAGCCACAGGTAGGCGGGCGCCGCCCGGGGGAACCGGCCGGCGAGCCGCGCGAGCAGCAGGTAGACCGGGAACGCGACCAGCATCGTGCGCACGCCCGACGCGTAGTAGTTGGTCGCGGCCATCAGCACCGTGGCGGTACCGATGAACGTCGCCTCGGCCCACCGGCGGCTGTACAGCAACGCGATCGTGACCACGATGCCGAGGACCACGGCCAGCAGCTCGGCCCGCCAGAACCAGGTGAACGTCGTCGAGCCGTCCGGCCCCGGGAAGGCCGACTCCCAAGTCGCCTTCCAGCCCGACCATGGCCAGTCGACCCAGCGGTGCCAACCCTCGCGCATCGCGACCGTGTATGCGTTCCACTCCCCGGTCTTGCCATGCAGGTACCAGAGGAAGCCGAACACGGGCAGCGGCGGGAGCGCCAGCGACAGCGCCGGCAACGCCAGCACCGGCAGCCCGGCCCGGCGACGTTCGACGAGGTACAGCACGACGAGCCCGCACCACAGCGGAATGCCGGTGACCCGGGTCGCGGCGGCGCCGGCGGCGAGCGCGCCGGCGAGCCACCACCGGCCGCGCCGGCCGGCGAGCCACGCGGTGCTCGCGAACGCCAGGAAAAGCGCCTCGGAGTAGCCGGCGAACAGGAACACGGCGTACGGCGCGAAGATCATTGCCAGCACCGCCGCCCGGCCGGCGGCCGGGCCGCCGTCGTCCGTGGCCAGCCGCCAGATCGCCGCGGCCGAGACCGCCCCGGCCAGGAACACGACGATCAGTCCCGCGACGATCCAGTTCGGCACGACGTAGTGCACCAGCCGGATGGCGAGCGGGAAGGCCGGGAAGTCGACCTCGGTCTTGTCGGAGTAGTGCGGCGAGACGTAGCCATAACGCGCCACCTTGGTGAACAGGCCGACGTCCCAGCGGTCCCACAGCTCGGTGAACCGGGGCACCTGCCCCAGCGCGCCCTCGACCACGACCCGCGCCGCGGCGAACGACAGCAACGCGACCGCCACCCGGCTGGCGCACCACAGCGGCAGCGTCGCCCGCGCCGACTCTGGCAGCCGAGCCCACCACCCACTCGCGGACGACGACAGCCGGGCCAGCGAGGTTGCCGAATCCGGCGGGCCCGGCGGCGCCGACGGGCCCGCCGGGTCCACCGGGTCCACCGGGTGCAGGGGTCTCACTGGGGTTCGGGATCAGTCCGCCGCGGCCGGAACAGCGCGCCAGGTTCCAGGACGTCGCCGTCGGGCGCGCCGGTGGGACCGGCCGCGCCGCCGGGAGCGCCGGGAGCGCCGCCTCCGTCGGTCTGCCCGCGATCGTCGGCGACCGTCGCCGCATCGGCCCAGAGGCCACCGGAGCTGGACGGGCCGTCGACGACCTCACCGACGAGGACCCGCGCCGGCCGCCGGTGCGGGCCGTAGGCATCCGCGGCTTCGTCCAGAACGCCGCCGGCCGGGTCGTCCACCCCACTGGCCCGGACGACGTCGAGCTCGGGGCGCAGGATCTCGCGGACGACGAGACCAGCGAGTACCAGCAGCACCAGGTCACGCAACGCGACCGCGCCGACGAACCAGCCACGGGCGACCCCGCGTGCCCCGTTGGTGTCGTTGTAGATGAAGTGCATGAAGCGCATGAACAGCAGGTAGGCCTCGGCGGCCTGCCAGACCAGGAACGCGCGCCACTTCGGTCTCGCCAACGCGTACAGCGGCAGCAGCCACAGCGTGTACTGCGGCGAGAACACCTTGTTGGTCACCAGGAACGCGACCACGAGCAGGAACAGGACCTGCGGCAGGCGCGGGCGGCGCGGCGCGAACCAGCACAGCCCGGCGATCGCGGCGATCGAGGCGATGAGGGCGATCGAGGTGAGGGCGTTCAGCACCGACACCGAGATGCCGTGGTCACGCACCGCCGTCAGCACGACCGGCGTGGCGATGACCACGACCAGCCAGGCGGCGGCGCCCACGGCCAGCGTCGCCCCGCGGACGGCGCCACTCGCTCCACTCGCGCCAGTCGAGACGCCGGCCGAGTCATCCGCCTCGTCGTCCCCGGACTCGTTCCAGCGCGCGCGTACCAGTGGGCCGGCTGCGACGGCGGCGAGGCCGAACGTGGCCAGCGCGATGACGATCAGGTGCGGACCACCGAACCAACCGGGGTCGTACGCCCCGGACAGCCACTGCACCGCGAACGCGAGCGAGTCCCAGTCGGCGGGGCGGTGCTCGTTGAGGTCGATGAAGCGCGCCACCGCGTTCTGGGCGCCGCCCGCGTGCCCGTCGAGCATGCCGAACCAGCCGCCGGACCCCAGG of the Pseudofrankia saprophytica genome contains:
- a CDS encoding glycosyltransferase family 87 protein, which encodes MTTPDAPVTDRAMTADEAVSPSLEDPMARGASELIGGPPGRHAVLPDRWTWWTPVRVLLALTIVVCGLGYAQKSTCRDTRNWTHEYQYTRMCYSDVVALYSQEGLKDGKVPYLDYPTEYPPLIGATMEVVAAVSRVAPSQRPVYRTENGDQVIDHWTIDARSALFYDLTALVFLCFACAAVVAVAKTAGRRRVWDAALFALAPTMVLHLLTNWDIVAVAFGALAVYAWSRRAPVAAGVLLGLGVATKLYPVFFLVAIGMLCLRTGQLRAFGRLVAATAATVAVVVLPTYLIAGYFIGDKKSHDGILSSLGSGGWFGMLDGHAGGAQNAVARFIDLNEHRPADWDSLAFAVQWLSGAYDPGWFGGPHLIVIALATFGLAAVAAGPLVRARWNESGDDEADDSAGVSTGASGASGAVRGATLAVGAAAWLVVVIATPVVLTAVRDHGISVSVLNALTSIALIASIAAIAGLCWFAPRRPRLPQVLFLLVVAFLVTNKVFSPQYTLWLLPLYALARPKWRAFLVWQAAEAYLLFMRFMHFIYNDTNGARGVARGWFVGAVALRDLVLLVLAGLVVREILRPELDVVRASGVDDPAGGVLDEAADAYGPHRRPARVLVGEVVDGPSSSGGLWADAATVADDRGQTDGGGAPGAPGGAAGPTGAPDGDVLEPGALFRPRRTDPEPQ